One stretch of Prochlorococcus marinus XMU1402 DNA includes these proteins:
- the truA gene encoding tRNA pseudouridine(38-40) synthase TruA, whose translation MKRVALLIQYNGSNYSGWQRQKNAQTVQEIIEKALFKITNHVVKTFAAGRTDAGVHASGQVVHFDIDFIIPGNRYSDLLNSYLPSTIRILESIEVNDSWHACYSAKYRHYRYVINNSKFTNVFINDWSWHRYQKVLDAVLMSNVSKRMEGEHDFFAFQKSGSNRATSITNIKKINIKRVEDLILVDIKATGFLYGMVRLIVGQLVLVGEKKISPDIFTDRWVNKRKNDVKESAPAKGLCFVNAVYEENVFNKINKNDLFPVFLIRGSS comes from the coding sequence TTGAAAAGAGTAGCTTTACTTATTCAATATAATGGTTCTAATTATTCTGGCTGGCAGAGACAAAAAAATGCACAAACAGTTCAGGAAATTATTGAAAAAGCTCTTTTTAAAATTACAAATCATGTCGTAAAGACTTTTGCGGCAGGAAGAACTGATGCAGGAGTACATGCATCAGGTCAAGTAGTACACTTTGATATAGATTTTATTATTCCAGGAAATCGTTATTCAGATTTACTAAATAGTTATTTACCTTCAACAATTAGAATCTTGGAATCGATTGAAGTTAATGATAGTTGGCATGCATGCTATTCAGCAAAGTATAGGCATTATAGATATGTTATTAATAATAGTAAATTTACTAATGTGTTTATAAATGATTGGTCATGGCATAGGTACCAAAAAGTACTAGATGCAGTGTTAATGTCAAACGTATCAAAGAGAATGGAAGGAGAACACGACTTTTTTGCTTTTCAGAAAAGTGGAAGTAACAGGGCAACATCTATTACAAATATAAAAAAAATAAATATTAAAAGAGTAGAAGATTTAATTTTAGTTGATATTAAAGCAACTGGTTTTCTTTATGGAATGGTCCGTTTAATTGTTGGTCAACTGGTGTTGGTTGGAGAAAAAAAAATATCGCCAGATATTTTTACAGATAGATGGGTAAATAAAAGAAAAAATGATGTTAAAGAATCTGCTCCAGCAAAGGGGTTATGCTTTGTAAATGCTGTTTATGAAGAAAATGTTTTTAACAAAATTAATAAAAATGATTTATTTCCAGTATTTTTAATTCGAGGTTCTTCTTAA
- the rpsI gene encoding 30S ribosomal protein S9, whose translation MDSQIKNKAVYWGTGRRKTSVARVRLIPGNGQIKINGRSGDDYLNFNPLHLNSVKAPLQTLGLENSYDILVNVFGGGLTGQADAIKQGAARALCELSPDNRKPLKTEGHLSRDPRAKERRKYGLKKARKAPQFSKR comes from the coding sequence ATGGATAGTCAAATAAAAAACAAAGCTGTTTATTGGGGTACTGGAAGAAGAAAAACTTCAGTTGCTAGAGTTCGCTTGATTCCAGGAAATGGACAAATTAAAATTAATGGTCGTTCTGGAGATGATTATTTAAATTTCAACCCTCTGCACTTAAATTCAGTAAAAGCACCTCTTCAAACATTAGGCTTAGAAAATTCTTATGATATTTTGGTAAATGTTTTTGGGGGTGGATTAACAGGTCAAGCAGATGCTATTAAGCAAGGTGCAGCTAGAGCACTTTGTGAATTATCACCTGACAATAGGAAACCGCTAAAAACTGAAGGTCATCTCAGTAGAGATCCTAGAGCCAAGGAAAGAAGAAAATATGGTCTTAAAAAAGCAAGAAAAGCACCTCAATTCTCCAAACGTTAA
- the rplQ gene encoding 50S ribosomal protein L17 — protein MRHQLRIPLLSKPADQRKALLRGLTTQLIREGRVTTTKARAKALRNEAERMISLAKEGSLASRRRAIGYIYDKKLVHSLFEKAKERYGDRNGGYTRIVRTVSRKGDNAQMAIIELV, from the coding sequence ATGAGACACCAACTTAGAATCCCATTATTAAGTAAACCTGCTGACCAGAGGAAAGCACTCTTAAGAGGTTTGACTACACAATTGATAAGAGAAGGTAGAGTAACAACAACAAAAGCTAGGGCAAAAGCCTTAAGAAACGAAGCTGAAAGGATGATTTCTCTAGCTAAAGAGGGTAGTTTGGCTTCAAGAAGAAGGGCTATTGGCTATATTTATGATAAGAAATTAGTTCATTCATTATTTGAAAAAGCAAAAGAAAGGTACGGAGATAGAAATGGTGGTTATACACGTATAGTCAGAACCGTTTCTAGAAAAGGTGATAACGCTCAGATGGCTATAATTGAGCTTGTTTAA
- the rplM gene encoding 50S ribosomal protein L13, translated as MNRTITPSIETIERNWFLVDAKDKTLGRLATEIATVLRGKNKPTFTPHLDTGDFVIVVNAEKVEVTGKKASQKLYRRHSGRPGGMKIEKFESLRDRIPERIIEQAVKGMLPHNSLGRQQFKKLKVYKGTDHPHAAQNPVLLNS; from the coding sequence ATGAATAGAACAATTACGCCGTCTATAGAAACTATTGAAAGAAATTGGTTTTTAGTTGACGCAAAAGATAAAACACTTGGGAGACTTGCTACAGAGATTGCAACTGTTCTAAGAGGCAAAAATAAACCAACATTTACACCTCATTTAGATACAGGCGATTTTGTCATTGTTGTAAATGCTGAAAAAGTAGAGGTAACGGGTAAAAAAGCATCACAAAAGTTATATAGAAGACACTCTGGTAGGCCAGGTGGAATGAAAATTGAAAAATTTGAATCTCTTCGAGATAGAATTCCTGAAAGAATAATAGAGCAAGCTGTAAAGGGTATGCTGCCACATAATTCTTTAGGAAGACAGCAATTCAAAAAACTAAAAGTTTATAAAGGTACTGATCATCCTCATGCTGCACAGAATCCTGTATTATTAAATAGTTAA
- the rpmE gene encoding 50S ribosomal protein L31 has product MPKPEIHPKWYPDAKVICNGEVVMTIGSTQPELNVDVWSGNHPFFTGTQKILDTEGRVDRFMKKYGMGSANSATSKEQKEKKDSKK; this is encoded by the coding sequence ATGCCAAAACCAGAAATTCACCCAAAATGGTATCCAGATGCAAAAGTTATTTGTAATGGAGAAGTTGTAATGACAATAGGTTCAACTCAGCCTGAGCTAAATGTTGATGTATGGAGCGGTAACCATCCTTTCTTTACTGGAACTCAAAAAATTCTTGATACAGAGGGAAGAGTTGATAGGTTTATGAAAAAATATGGAATGGGTTCAGCTAATTCAGCTACATCAAAAGAGCAAAAAGAAAAAAAAGATTCTAAAAAGTAG